In Paenibacillus sp. FSL R7-0345, a single window of DNA contains:
- a CDS encoding PepSY domain-containing protein: MTKTFYNRFWRWHFYGALFITPLLITLTLSGIGYLFYTDVEKSAYKDLFFGNSQQSAPLTIDEGIQLAKEEYKDFTLTKVIILDNPYNTRLTMTDPNGDQKYVFLDENNQLVGSQNANYTFSNVMRNVHSSLFVGGTVVNYLVELAACWAIFLLLSGIYMTFKGRALKRRQNPTKRQRSLKWHALVGTIITVPLIIIIFTGLPWSAVMGNFIYTAAQENPSIGNPILKQQPPTSDMSEIPWATRKNDSPVSSGDHAGHTGHSNMADMDMYDNSETISIEYLMSKADEVQITKPYSIVYPSSEEGVFTVSKGSNTGITGLDVGPYEEVTNYFDQYNGQLLAKVNYEDYGILAKWFTWGIPLHEGHLFGWPNKIINLIVCLAFLLVIFWGFKTWLSRKKKNSLSAPPKLSGVSAGFLIFMIVLGIIMPLFGISLIVILIIELIMYMIKRGGGVQNNV; encoded by the coding sequence ATGACGAAAACCTTTTATAACCGATTTTGGCGCTGGCATTTTTATGGTGCCCTATTTATTACACCTTTACTGATTACATTAACGTTGAGCGGAATCGGATACTTATTTTACACAGATGTTGAAAAGAGTGCCTACAAAGATCTGTTCTTTGGGAACAGCCAGCAGTCTGCACCGTTGACCATTGATGAGGGAATTCAGTTGGCCAAAGAAGAGTATAAGGACTTTACTCTGACCAAGGTAATCATTCTAGATAATCCTTATAATACTCGCTTGACGATGACTGATCCTAACGGGGATCAAAAATATGTCTTTTTAGACGAGAACAATCAATTGGTAGGCAGCCAAAATGCGAACTATACGTTTTCAAATGTAATGAGAAATGTACATAGCTCTTTGTTTGTAGGCGGAACTGTAGTAAATTATTTAGTTGAGCTAGCTGCATGCTGGGCGATCTTCCTCTTGCTTTCCGGCATTTATATGACATTTAAGGGAAGAGCGTTAAAGAGGCGTCAAAATCCGACAAAACGGCAACGAAGCCTGAAATGGCATGCGTTGGTCGGCACAATTATTACTGTTCCATTAATAATCATCATCTTCACCGGATTGCCATGGTCAGCTGTAATGGGGAATTTTATCTACACTGCAGCACAGGAGAACCCTTCTATCGGAAACCCTATTTTGAAGCAGCAGCCTCCTACTTCCGATATGAGTGAAATCCCGTGGGCAACCCGCAAGAATGATTCACCGGTATCGTCTGGCGATCATGCAGGGCACACAGGACATAGTAACATGGCGGATATGGATATGTACGATAACAGCGAAACGATATCTATTGAATACTTAATGAGTAAGGCCGACGAGGTCCAGATTACCAAACCGTATTCTATCGTCTATCCTTCTAGTGAAGAGGGCGTATTTACGGTCTCGAAAGGAAGTAATACCGGAATTACTGGCTTAGATGTAGGCCCCTATGAAGAGGTTACGAACTACTTCGACCAGTATAATGGTCAGCTGTTAGCAAAGGTTAATTATGAGGATTACGGAATCCTGGCAAAATGGTTCACTTGGGGAATACCGTTGCATGAAGGGCATCTCTTTGGCTGGCCTAATAAAATAATAAACCTGATCGTTTGTCTTGCCTTTTTGCTCGTTATTTTCTGGGGATTCAAAACCTGGCTGAGCCGCAAAAAGAAAAATTCACTCTCAGCTCCCCCTAAACTCTCCGGGGTATCCGCCGGCTTCCTTATTTTCATGATCGTGCTGGGCATCATTATGCCACTCTTTGGGATTTCACTTATCGTGATACTTATCATTGAGCTCATCATGTATATGATTAAAAGAGGCGGCGGGGTACAGAACAATGTGTAG
- a CDS encoding VOC family protein translates to MLNGKILGIAYNVIPVKDVKKSAEWFVSHFGFNIRNDRGNYLSLFRGNRPIIDLIESDNETRAVFEVNGRQRWIVTFFTDDISSLHMRLTSEGVTTRPISNEGIYGKFFVFEDLDGNLFDVWEHNDCELLF, encoded by the coding sequence ATGCTAAATGGAAAAATCTTAGGAATCGCATATAATGTAATTCCAGTAAAAGATGTAAAAAAATCTGCAGAATGGTTTGTCAGTCATTTTGGTTTTAACATCAGAAACGATAGGGGAAATTATTTAAGCTTATTTAGGGGCAATCGTCCAATAATTGATTTAATTGAATCTGATAATGAAACAAGAGCAGTTTTTGAAGTAAATGGACGGCAAAGGTGGATTGTAACATTTTTTACAGATGATATTAGCTCATTACACATGAGGCTAACATCTGAGGGAGTTACGACCAGGCCAATTAGCAATGAAGGCATTTACGGCAAGTTTTTTGTTTTTGAAGACCTTGATGGAAATTTATTTGATGTATGGGAGCATAATGACTGTGAATTACTCTTTTGA
- a CDS encoding arsinothricin resistance N-acetyltransferase ArsN1 family A, with the protein MSTLTVRQATPADIGSILRIYNQGIEDRIATLETETKDYSYMEAWFNDHQGRFSVWAAEREGEVIGWVSLNPYSHRCAYNGVADLSVYIDRSFRGQGVGSSLLESLHKIAKENSFYKMVLFTFPFNESGQGLYRKMGYRQVGVFEKQGIMDGAFIDVMIMEKLL; encoded by the coding sequence ATCAGTACATTAACTGTTCGTCAGGCCACACCAGCAGATATTGGAAGTATCCTGCGTATTTACAATCAGGGGATCGAGGACCGGATCGCTACACTTGAAACAGAGACTAAAGATTACTCCTATATGGAAGCATGGTTCAACGATCACCAAGGCCGCTTTAGCGTTTGGGCTGCTGAACGAGAAGGTGAAGTCATTGGCTGGGTCTCACTGAACCCATATTCTCATCGTTGCGCCTATAACGGAGTCGCTGACCTATCCGTTTACATTGACCGCAGCTTTCGCGGACAGGGTGTGGGCAGCTCTCTACTGGAGTCCTTACACAAGATCGCAAAAGAAAACAGCTTTTATAAAATGGTTCTCTTTACCTTCCCGTTTAATGAGAGTGGTCAAGGGCTGTACCGGAAGATGGGTTACCGGCAGGTTGGTGTATTTGAGAAGCAGGGGATTATGGATGGAGCGTTTATTGATGTGATGATTATGGAGAAACTGCTTTAA